GAACTGCTGGGTGACAGCAAACCGATTCGCGAGCTACGCAAGTTGCTGAGCAAACTGGCGCCCACCGAATCCCCGGTGCTGATCCGCGGCGAAAGCGGTACCGGCAAGGAACTGGTGGCGAGAACCCTGCACCGGCAGTCGCAACGCCACAGCAAACCCTTTGTCGCGATCAATTGCGGGGCGATCCCGGAGCACTTGATCCAGTCCGAGTTGTTCGGCCATGAAAAGGGCGCGTTTACCGGCGCCCATCAACGCAAGGTCGGGCGTATCGAGGCGGCCAACGGTGGCACCTTGTTTCTCGATGAAATCGGCGATCTGCCGCTGGAACTGCAGGCCAACCTGCTGCGTTTTCTCCAGGAAAAACACATTGAACGGGTCGGCGGCAGCCAGCCCATTCCGGTGGACGTGCGGGTGCTCGCCGCGACCCACGTCGACCTTGAGGCGGCGATTACCGTCAAACGCTTTCGCGAAGACCTGTATTACCGGCTCAACGTGCTGCAGGTGGTGACCGCGCCCCTGCGCGAGCGCCATGGCGACCTGGCGATGCTGGCCAGCCATTTTTCCCACTTCTACAGCCTGGAAACCGGGCGCCGGCCACGCAGCTTCAGCGAGGATGCGCTGGTGGCCATGGGCAAGCATGACTGGCCGGGTAACGTCCGCGAACTGGCCAACCGGGTGCGACGTGGCCTGGTGCTGGCCGAGGGCCGGCAGATCGAGGCGCGTGACCTGGGCTTGCTCAGCCAGCAGGCCGTGGCGGCGCCCATGGGCACCCTCGAAGACTACAAGACCCGCGCCGAACGCCAGGCGTTGTGCGATGTATTGAACCGGCACAGCGACAACCTCAGTGTCGCCGCCCGGGTACTCGGCGTGTCCCGGCCAACGTTCTACCGATTGCTGCACAAGCACCAGATCCGCTAGGGCGCGGAAAAGTGAAAGGCCCGCTGCGAGAGGATCGCAGCGGGCCTTTTGCTGTGTGAAGCGGGTTAGAAGTAGTACGGGAATTTCAGGCTGAAGGTGAAATCCGGGGCGTCGTCCGTCAAACCAATCGACAGGTTGGGCACGATGGTCAGGTTGTCGCTGGCGGCCACCGTCATGCCAACGTTGAAGTAGCCGGCGTTGGCATCGCTGGAGGTAACCGATTGCCAGTCGCCGCCGTCGGCCTTGAGCTTGCTCTTGCGTTGCACCAGGTCGGAGACCGAGAACGACATACTCATTTTTTCGTTCAGGGCAAAGGCGACACCCGCGCCGATCTGGAAGCTGTCGCCCAGACGAACCTTGCCGGGGGTATCGACGTTGACCGTGGAACTGATGTCATCAAACGATTCCTCCAGGTTGTGGGTATAGGACAGAGAGCCGAACAGCACGGCCGGGTCGAAGGTCTTGACCAGGGAAATCCCCGGGGTAATCGACCAGACGCCGTTACCGGTGGGCAGGTCATCCGGGACGAACAGGTTGCTGTTGCTGTCAACCTGGCGCAGCTTGATGCCAAAGGGCTCCTTGCCGGTCGGCGCCTTGACCCGCAGGGTAAACACCGCATCCGGGGAACTGACCGACTCGTCGAGGAACTTGTAGGCGACACCGAAGTTGACGTCGCCGATGGTCGGATCCTGGGTCACGGTCTCTTCGGAGGTCACGTTCGCCGCGCCGCCGGACGCGCCGCCGGACTGGTAAGTCGACTCGCGATAGACCACCGGCACGTTGAGGTCGAACTGCCAGCGATTGTTCAGGTTGTAGCGGCCAGTGATGTCAAAGGTCCAGTTGTCAGCCTTGATCCGATCCAGGTTGATGTTGCCGAGGAAAATCGAGTCCAGGGCTAGGAAGCCGTTGAGAATCAGCGTGCGGGTGTCGTAACGGGCGTAAGTCACGCCGGTTTCGAGGCTGAATTTGCCGCCGCCGAAGAAACCGCTGGCCTCGTCATACAGGTTGGACACGCTTTGTGCCGGCTGGCTGTCATCCGATAGCGATTGGCCGTACGAACTGCCGGTAGCCCCGGCGCCCCCTGCTGCACCCCCCGATGCCGCTGCTGCCCCAGTCCCCGCAACCTGGGTATTGCCGCGCATGTCGGCAGGTGATTTGGCAAGACGCTTGGGTGGTGGTTCGGCGGGTTGTTCTTCTACCTGTCGGACTCGTTGTTCCAATACCGCCAGGGCCTTTTGCTGGACTTCGTAGCGTTGCTTCAGCTCCAGGAGTTCTTGTTTTAGGGCCTCTACTGCCGGATCGGGCGCTGCCTGCACCAGTGCCGCGGGAAGTAGAGTACTCAGACATACAACCGTGCGAAGTGACACCGATCGATACATGAATCAAGCCGTCCCTTTGAGCCCAATGGTCGAAAGTCAGCGTAGTTCAATATCCCATATTGCGTAGGCCTTTGAGTTGACTCAGGTTGCAATCCAAAGCGCCAGGGCTTGGGCCGTTGTTATTGAGTACCACGTTGAGCTGAGTCAGGTTGTTCACCATGTTGCTGTCGCCAAGCAGGCGAGTGTTTTGCAGCAAGCCACCCTGAGCAACCTGTTGCAGGGTACTGCCTTGGTTGTTATTGGCCGCGATGGCCATCTGGATACCGCCACTGTTGGCCGAAATGGCAATGGAACCGGCGGCGTTGCTGGCATTGATGGTGTTACCGGCGGTCAACACCTGGCTGCCAGGAGGCGGGGCGAGTGGTGCGGGGGCGCTGGACGCTTCTTTCACGTCAATCGCGACATTGTTGTAGGCGGTGTTGCCGTCGCCGGCGGCGCGCACGCTTTGCGTAACGCCCTGGGTACTGCTCAGCGCTGCACCGCCATAGATGTTGCCGGTGCCCTGGGATTGCGAGTGTCCTTTGTTACCTGAACCTGGCTCATTCACGGTCGAGACGTAAAACTGCGGTTTGACCGTGGAAGCCTGAATCTGCATTGAGGTCGACGCCCCAATCATGTCACCGCTGGCGTTGCGCCAGGTGCTGCTCATGACCACGCCAAAGCTGATGATCCGTCCTGGCATGACATAGCGACCGCGCAACTCGGAGAGCTCCGAGTCCTTGATCTCGATGGGCTTGAATCCTGCGTGGGCAAGCGTCGGCAAACTCGCAGCCAAGCATGCGGCGACCACCCAATGTGAAGTTTTCATCTTCGGCTCCTGGAGCGTCCAACTGCTCCTTTGTTTTTGTGAGCGCCTAGAAGAAATCGCTCTGAATAAAACCGAAATCCATCAACTCGGCATCTTTGACCGGATTGAAGTTATCCAGCTTGTTCTTGGCAGTCAGCGGCATCGGAGGATCGATCAAGGCATTGGCCTTGTCGTAACCGGGACCGATGATGGCAAACACAATGCCGTTCCAACCATTGACGAAGTCATCGTGGGAGTAGCGTTTATGGCCCAGGACCGGATCACCGATGTACACCCAGTCTTTATCGGCCCGCTGCAACACCACGAAGTGCTTGTAGCCGCGAACATCCATCAGAACCACCACCGGGATCGTCACCGCTTGCAGTTTCTCAGGCGGAATACGATAGCCCCGCGCACGCATGCCGATGCTTTCGATGTAGCGCTTCATGTCGAGCATGGAAAACCCCTGGGTACGAACCAGGTCCTGGTCAGCACTGACCAGCATGCCCTTGATGATGTGCTCTTCATCGACATCCAGCCAATAAGCCTGGCGCAGGATGGTAGCCAGTGTGGCAGCACCGCAGCTGAAGTCGGTTTTCTGTTCGACCAAGTCGGCAAACTTGCGCTCACGCAGGCTTTGCACTTCCTTGTAGACCATGACACCGCCGGGGAGGGCGGCCACGGGCATCTGTGCAGCCTGAGTCAGGCCAGACAGGCAAAGCAGGAGGGAGAGGGCAGCAACTCGCATGGTCGTTACGCCTTGTGAGGTCAGAAGAAAAGCCCCGTTTCCGGGGCTTTCAGGTGCGTCGCAGTTAGAAGGTGTTGCCGCCTTGGCAAGCCTTGCAACCTGCAGCGATGGACAGCGAGTTGCTTTGTTGGTTACCCACGCCAGCTGCGACGTTGGTACCACCATTACCCGAGAAGCCATTCATCGAGTTGGTCATCGACGCGTTGTTCACCACTGGGTTTTTCCAGCCATCTTTGGTCAGCACTTGCTGAGTCCAGTAGCCAGCCAGCTCAACACTTCCTTGTTCCTTGAAGGTGAACTTCTGATCTTTGTCCTTACCACCACCGTATTTGTAGTCATCATGACCTTTTTTGTCACCTTCGATGGTGCCATAGCCGGTGCCTTTGTAGCTGCCGGTAGCTTTGAAGCTGCCTTTGAGGTCAACCACTTTGTTCACACGGTCAGCTTTGTTGTCTACATCCAGGCCAGAGGAGGTCTGGTTGGCTGCAGCGGCTGCGGTGGCTACGCGACCGGCCGATACAGCAATGGCCAGGTTGTTTTTCTGTTGGTTCAGGTCGCCGGCGGCAGAGTTGACGCCGATGTTGCCGGAGCTGCCATTGCCAACGTTG
This region of Pseudomonas fluorescens genomic DNA includes:
- a CDS encoding sigma-54 dependent transcriptional regulator produces the protein MIETPATRRLLVVDPCEDCHQLLPGLRAIGWDVDSCSLENAGDRSCDVGLLRLQPFHLERPEAVKDMISRSGTEWIAVLSPEVLRLQKVGDFVCEWFFDFHTLPFDVSRVQVTLGRAFGMARLRGQGTIHVDQPEHELLGDSKPIRELRKLLSKLAPTESPVLIRGESGTGKELVARTLHRQSQRHSKPFVAINCGAIPEHLIQSELFGHEKGAFTGAHQRKVGRIEAANGGTLFLDEIGDLPLELQANLLRFLQEKHIERVGGSQPIPVDVRVLAATHVDLEAAITVKRFREDLYYRLNVLQVVTAPLRERHGDLAMLASHFSHFYSLETGRRPRSFSEDALVAMGKHDWPGNVRELANRVRRGLVLAEGRQIEARDLGLLSQQAVAAPMGTLEDYKTRAERQALCDVLNRHSDNLSVAARVLGVSRPTFYRLLHKHQIR
- a CDS encoding transporter translates to MYRSVSLRTVVCLSTLLPAALVQAAPDPAVEALKQELLELKQRYEVQQKALAVLEQRVRQVEEQPAEPPPKRLAKSPADMRGNTQVAGTGAAAASGGAAGGAGATGSSYGQSLSDDSQPAQSVSNLYDEASGFFGGGKFSLETGVTYARYDTRTLILNGFLALDSIFLGNINLDRIKADNWTFDITGRYNLNNRWQFDLNVPVVYRESTYQSGGASGGAANVTSEETVTQDPTIGDVNFGVAYKFLDESVSSPDAVFTLRVKAPTGKEPFGIKLRQVDSNSNLFVPDDLPTGNGVWSITPGISLVKTFDPAVLFGSLSYTHNLEESFDDISSTVNVDTPGKVRLGDSFQIGAGVAFALNEKMSMSFSVSDLVQRKSKLKADGGDWQSVTSSDANAGYFNVGMTVAASDNLTIVPNLSIGLTDDAPDFTFSLKFPYYF
- a CDS encoding C39 family peptidase, producing MRVAALSLLLCLSGLTQAAQMPVAALPGGVMVYKEVQSLRERKFADLVEQKTDFSCGAATLATILRQAYWLDVDEEHIIKGMLVSADQDLVRTQGFSMLDMKRYIESIGMRARGYRIPPEKLQAVTIPVVVLMDVRGYKHFVVLQRADKDWVYIGDPVLGHKRYSHDDFVNGWNGIVFAIIGPGYDKANALIDPPMPLTAKNKLDNFNPVKDAELMDFGFIQSDFF